A genomic stretch from Lagenorhynchus albirostris chromosome 12, mLagAlb1.1, whole genome shotgun sequence includes:
- the PNISR gene encoding arginine/serine-rich protein PNISR isoform X4, with protein MWDQGGQPWQQWPLNQQQWMQSFQHQQDPSQIDWAALAQAWIAQREASGQQSMVEQPPGMMPNGQDMSTMESGPNNHGNFQGDSNFNRMWQPG; from the exons ATGTGGGATCAAGGAGGACAGCCTTGGCAGCAATGGCCCTTGAATCAACAGCAATGGATGCAGTCATTCCAGCACCAGCAGGATCCAA GCCAGATTGACTGGGCTGCATTGGCTCAAGCTTGGATTGCCCAAAGAGAAGCTTCAGGACAGCAAAGCATGGTAGAACAACCACCAGGAATGATGCCAAATGGACAAGATATGTCTACAATGGAGTCTGGTCCAAACAATCATGGGAATTTCCAAGGGGATTCGAACTTTAACAGAATGTGGCAACCAG GCTGA